The Corvus hawaiiensis isolate bCorHaw1 chromosome 7, bCorHaw1.pri.cur, whole genome shotgun sequence genome contains a region encoding:
- the SF3B1 gene encoding splicing factor 3B subunit 1 isoform X2 gives MNARTYMDVMREQHLTKEEREIRQQLAEKAKAGELKVVNGAASQPPSKRKRRWDQTADQTPGATPKKLSSWDQAETPGHTPSLRWDETPGRAKGSETPGATPGSKIWDPTPSHTPAGAATPGRDTPGHATPGHGGATSSARKNRWDETPKTERDTPGHGSGWAETPRTDRGGDSIGETPTPGASKRKSRWDETPASQMGGSTPVLTPGKTPIGTPAMNMATPTPGHIMSMTPEQLQAWRWEREIDERNRPLSDEELDAMFPEGYKVLPPPAGYVPIRTPARKLTATPTPLGGMTGFHMQTEDRTMKSVNDQPSGNLPFLKPDDIQYFDKLLVDVDESTLSPEEQKERKIMKLLLKIKNGTPPMRKAALRQITDKAREFGAGPLFNQILPLLMSPTLEDQERHLLVKVIDRILYKLDDLVRPYVHKILVVIEPLLIDEDYYARVEGREIISNLAKAAGLATMISTMRPDIDNMDEYVRNTTARAFAVVASALGIPSLLPFLKAVCKSKKSWQARHTGIKIVQQIAILMGCAILPHLRSLVEIIEHGLVDEQQKVRTISALAIAALAEAATPYGIESFDSVLKPLWKGIRQHRGKGLAAFLKAIGYLIPLMDAEYANYYTREVMLILIREFQSPDEEMKKIVLKVVKQCCGTDGVEANYIKTEILPPFFKHFWQHRMALDRRNYRQLVDTTVELANKVGAAEIISRIVDDLKDEAEQYRKMVMETIEKIMGNLGAADIDHKLEEQLIDGILYAFQEQTTEDSVMLNGFGTVVNALGKRVKPYLPQICGTVLWRLNNKSAKVRQQAADLISRTAVVMKTCQEEKLMGHLGVVLYEYLGEEYPEVLGSILGALKAIVNVIGMHKMTPPIKDLLPRLTPILKNRHEKVQENCIDLVGRIADRGAEYVSAREWMRICFELLELLKAHKKAIRRATVNTFGYIAKAIGPHDVLATLLNNLKVQERQNRVCTTVAIAIVAETCSPFTVLPALMNEYRVPELNVQNGVLKSLSFLFEYIGEMGKDYIYAVTPLLEDALMDRDLVHRQTASAVVQHMSLGVYGFGCEDSLNHLLNYVWPNVFETSPHVIQAVMGALEGLRVAIGPCRMLQYCLQGLFHPARKVRDVYWKIYNSIYIGSQDALIAHYPRIYNDEKNTYIRYELDYIL, from the exons ATGAATGCCAGAACATACATGGATGTTATGCGTGAACAGCATTTAACAAAAGAAGAG AGGGAAATTAGGCAACAACTAGCTGAAAAAGCTAAAGCTGGAGAGCTTAAAGTCGTCAATGGAGCCGCTTCTCAGCCACCTTCAAAACGCAAACGGCGTTGGGATCAGACAGCTGATCAGACTCCTGGTGCTACACCTAAAAAATTGTCCAGTTGGGATCAAGCAGAG ACTCCTGGACACACCCCATCTCTGCGATGGGATGAAACTCCAGGCCGTGCAAAGGGCAGCGAAACTCCAGGTGCCACCCCAGGTTCAAAAATCTGGGATCCGACTCCCAGTCATaccccagcaggagctgcaacACCCGGCCGGGACACGCCCGGTCACGCAACACCAGGCCACGGAGGCGCCACTTCCAGTGCACGGAAAAATCGGTGGGATGAAACACCCAAAACAGAAAGAG aTACTCCGGGCCATGGCAGTGGATGGGCTGAGACACCTCGTACAGATAGAGGTGGTGACTCCATAGGTGAGACACCAACCCCAGGAGCAAGCAAAAGGAAATCACGCTGGGATGAAACGCCTGCGAGCCAGATGGGTGGCAGCACTCCTGTTCTGACACCTGGCAAAACACCCATCGGTACACCAGCTATGAACATGGCAACTCCTACACCAG GTCACATCATGAGCATGACTCCTGAACAGCTGCAAGCTTGGCGATGGGAGAGGGAAATTGATGAGAGAAACAGACCACTTTCTGATGAGGAGTTGGATGCTATGTTTCCAGAAGGATATAAG GTTCTCCCACCCCCAGCTGGTTACGTGCCCATCCGTACTCCTGCCCGGAAGCTCACAGCAACTCCAACCCCCCTGGGGGGTATGACAGGATTCCACATGCAGACAGAGGACCGCACTATGAAGAGCGTTAATGACCAGCCATCTGGCAACCTGCCGTTCCTGAAACCAGATGATATCCAGTACTTTGACAAGCTGCTG GTTGATGTTGATGAATCAACTCTGAGTCCTGAGGaacagaaggagagaaaaataatgaaattacttctgaaaataaagaatgGCACACCTCCCATGCGAAAG gCTGCGTTGCGGCAAATTACTGATAAAGCTCGGGAGTTCGGAGCAGGGCCGTTGTTCAATCAGATTCTGCCTCTGCTGATGTCACCAACACTCGAAGATCAGGAGCGTCACTTGCTTGTCAAAGTCATCGACAGAATTCTGTACAAATTGGATGACTTGGTCCGACCATACGTACACAAG ATCCTTGTCGTCATTGAACCACTGCTGATTGATGAAGACTACTATGCTAgagtggaaggcagagaaattatttcaaacttGGCTAAG gctgctggttTGGCAACAATGATCTCCACAATGCGACCCGATATTGATAACATGGATGAATATGTCAGAAATACAACAGCTCGAGCCTTTGCTGTTGTTGCTTCTGCTCTGGGCATTCCTTCTCTGTTGCCCTTCTTGAAAGCTGTCTGTAAAAGCAAAAAGTCCTGGCAGGCCAGGCACACTGGCATCAAGATTGTACAGCAGATTGCTATTCTTATGGGTTGTGCTATCCTGCCTCATCTCCGGAGCTTGGTTGAAATTATTGAACATG GGCTGGTGGATGAGCAGCAGAAAGTTCGCACCATCAGTGCTTTGGCCATTGCTGCTTTGGCTGAGGCAGCCACTCCCTATGGTATCGAGTCCTTTGATTCTGTCCTGAAGCCTTTGTGGAAGGGTATACGTCAACACAGAGGAAAG GGTTTGGCTGCATTTTTGAAGGCTATTGGTTACCTGATTCCACTCATGGATGCCGAGTATGCAAACTACTACACCAGAGAAGTCATGCTAATTCTTATCAGAGAGTTCCAGTCTCCTgatgaagagatgaaaaaaattgtgttgaAG GTGGTAAAGCAGTGCTGTGGTACGGATGGTGTTGAAGCAAACTAcattaaaacagaaatcttgCCACCTTTCTTCAAACATTTCTGGCAGCACAGAATGGCACTGGACAGAAGAAATTACAGACAG ttggTTGATACAACTGTGGAGCTGGCAAATAAAGTTGGAgcagcagaaattatttctagaaTTGTGGATGATCTGAAAGATGAGGCTGAGCAGTACAGAAAAATGGTCATGGAAACAATTGAGAAGATCATGGGAAATCTGGGGGCAGCTGACATTGATCATAAACTGGAAGAACAGCTCATTGATGGTATTTTGTACGCCTTCCAGGAACAGACAACAGAG GATTCTGTGATGCTGAATGGTTTTGGCACAGTGGTTAATGCTCTAGGCAAAAGAGTTAAACCCTACTTGCCACAGATCTGTGGTACAGTTTTGTGGCGTTTGAACAACAAATCAGCCAAAGTCAGGCAGCAGGCCGCTGACCTGATCTCTCGTACTGCAGTTGTCATGAAGACCTGTCAAGAG GAAAAACTGATGGGACACTTGGGTGTTGTTTTGTATGAGTACCTGGGTGAAGAATATCCTGAAGTACTGGGCAGCATACTTGGAGCGCTTAAGGCTATTGTGAATGTTATAG GTATGCACAAGATGACGCCACCAATCAAAGACCTGCTGCCACGGCTGACACCTATTTTGAAGAACAGACATGAGAAAGTACAGGAAAATTGTATTGATCTTGTTGGGCGTATTGCAGACAG AGGTGCAGAGTATGTTTCTGCAAGAGAATGGATGAGGATCTGCTTTGAACTGCTTGAGTTACTAAAAGCTCACAAGAAAGCTATCAGAAGAGCCACAGTGAACACTTTTGGTTATATTGCAAAAGCTATTGG ACCTCACGATGTATTGGCCACCCTGCTGAACAACTTGAAAGTACAGGAAAGGCAGAACAGAGTATGTACTACAGTAGCAATTGCTATTGTGGCTGAAACATGCTCACCTTTCACAGTGCTGCCTGCACTCATGAATGAATACAGAGTTCCAGAACTGAATGTCCAGAATGGTGTGttaaaatctctttctttcctgtttgaATACATTGGAGAGATGGGAAAAGACTACATTTATGCTGTTACACCATTGCTTGAAGATGCTTTAATGGACAG GGATCTTGTACACAGACAGACAGCCAGTGCTGTGGTGCAGCATATGTCCCTCGGTGTTTATGGGTTCGGCTGTGAAGATTCCCTTAATCACTTGTTAAATTACGTGTGGCCTAATGTGTTTGAAACCTCTCCTCACGTCATCCAGGCAGTTATGGGGGCTCTGGAGGGCCTCAGAGTCGCTATTGGGCCCTGCAGGATGTTGCAGTATTGTTTACAG gGTTTGTTTCACCCTGCCAGAAAAGTCAGAGATGTTTATTGGAAGATCTATAATTCAATCTACATTGGATCACAGGATGCTCTGATAGCACATTATCCAAGAATCTATAATGATGAAAAGAACACCTATATTCGTTATGAACTTGATTACATCTTATAA
- the SF3B1 gene encoding splicing factor 3B subunit 1 isoform X1 — protein MAKIAKTHEDIEAQIREIQGKKPALDEAQGVGLDSTGYYDQEIYGGSDSRFAGYVTSIAATELEDDDDDYPSTSLLGQKKPGYHAPVALLNDIPQSTEQYDPFAEHRPQKIADREDEYKKHRRMMIISPERLDPFADGGKTPDPKMNARTYMDVMREQHLTKEEREIRQQLAEKAKAGELKVVNGAASQPPSKRKRRWDQTADQTPGATPKKLSSWDQAETPGHTPSLRWDETPGRAKGSETPGATPGSKIWDPTPSHTPAGAATPGRDTPGHATPGHGGATSSARKNRWDETPKTERDTPGHGSGWAETPRTDRGGDSIGETPTPGASKRKSRWDETPASQMGGSTPVLTPGKTPIGTPAMNMATPTPGHIMSMTPEQLQAWRWEREIDERNRPLSDEELDAMFPEGYKVLPPPAGYVPIRTPARKLTATPTPLGGMTGFHMQTEDRTMKSVNDQPSGNLPFLKPDDIQYFDKLLVDVDESTLSPEEQKERKIMKLLLKIKNGTPPMRKAALRQITDKAREFGAGPLFNQILPLLMSPTLEDQERHLLVKVIDRILYKLDDLVRPYVHKILVVIEPLLIDEDYYARVEGREIISNLAKAAGLATMISTMRPDIDNMDEYVRNTTARAFAVVASALGIPSLLPFLKAVCKSKKSWQARHTGIKIVQQIAILMGCAILPHLRSLVEIIEHGLVDEQQKVRTISALAIAALAEAATPYGIESFDSVLKPLWKGIRQHRGKGLAAFLKAIGYLIPLMDAEYANYYTREVMLILIREFQSPDEEMKKIVLKVVKQCCGTDGVEANYIKTEILPPFFKHFWQHRMALDRRNYRQLVDTTVELANKVGAAEIISRIVDDLKDEAEQYRKMVMETIEKIMGNLGAADIDHKLEEQLIDGILYAFQEQTTEDSVMLNGFGTVVNALGKRVKPYLPQICGTVLWRLNNKSAKVRQQAADLISRTAVVMKTCQEEKLMGHLGVVLYEYLGEEYPEVLGSILGALKAIVNVIGMHKMTPPIKDLLPRLTPILKNRHEKVQENCIDLVGRIADRGAEYVSAREWMRICFELLELLKAHKKAIRRATVNTFGYIAKAIGPHDVLATLLNNLKVQERQNRVCTTVAIAIVAETCSPFTVLPALMNEYRVPELNVQNGVLKSLSFLFEYIGEMGKDYIYAVTPLLEDALMDRDLVHRQTASAVVQHMSLGVYGFGCEDSLNHLLNYVWPNVFETSPHVIQAVMGALEGLRVAIGPCRMLQYCLQGLFHPARKVRDVYWKIYNSIYIGSQDALIAHYPRIYNDEKNTYIRYELDYIL, from the exons ATGGCGAAGATCGCCAAGACCCACGAAG ATATCGAAGCACAAATTCGagaaattcaaggaaaaaagcCTGCTCTCGATGAAGCACAAGGAGTAGGCCTTGATTCCACAGGATATTATGATCAAGAAATTTATGGTGGCAGCGACAGCAGATTTGCTGGATATGTCACTTCTATTGCAGCAACCGAATTGGAAGAT GATGATGATGACTACCCTTCCACAAGTTTGCTCGGCCAGAAGAAGCCAGGGTACCATGCTCCAGTGGCATTGCTTAATGACATACCACAGTCTACTGAACAG TATGATCCTTTTGCAGAACACCGTCCTCAAAAGATTGCAGATCGGGAAGATGAGTACAAAAAGCACAGGCGGATGATGATAATTTCCCCTGAGCGTCTTGATCCTTTTGCAGATG GAGGGAAGACTCCAGACCCTAAAATGAATGCCAGAACATACATGGATGTTATGCGTGAACAGCATTTAACAAAAGAAGAG AGGGAAATTAGGCAACAACTAGCTGAAAAAGCTAAAGCTGGAGAGCTTAAAGTCGTCAATGGAGCCGCTTCTCAGCCACCTTCAAAACGCAAACGGCGTTGGGATCAGACAGCTGATCAGACTCCTGGTGCTACACCTAAAAAATTGTCCAGTTGGGATCAAGCAGAG ACTCCTGGACACACCCCATCTCTGCGATGGGATGAAACTCCAGGCCGTGCAAAGGGCAGCGAAACTCCAGGTGCCACCCCAGGTTCAAAAATCTGGGATCCGACTCCCAGTCATaccccagcaggagctgcaacACCCGGCCGGGACACGCCCGGTCACGCAACACCAGGCCACGGAGGCGCCACTTCCAGTGCACGGAAAAATCGGTGGGATGAAACACCCAAAACAGAAAGAG aTACTCCGGGCCATGGCAGTGGATGGGCTGAGACACCTCGTACAGATAGAGGTGGTGACTCCATAGGTGAGACACCAACCCCAGGAGCAAGCAAAAGGAAATCACGCTGGGATGAAACGCCTGCGAGCCAGATGGGTGGCAGCACTCCTGTTCTGACACCTGGCAAAACACCCATCGGTACACCAGCTATGAACATGGCAACTCCTACACCAG GTCACATCATGAGCATGACTCCTGAACAGCTGCAAGCTTGGCGATGGGAGAGGGAAATTGATGAGAGAAACAGACCACTTTCTGATGAGGAGTTGGATGCTATGTTTCCAGAAGGATATAAG GTTCTCCCACCCCCAGCTGGTTACGTGCCCATCCGTACTCCTGCCCGGAAGCTCACAGCAACTCCAACCCCCCTGGGGGGTATGACAGGATTCCACATGCAGACAGAGGACCGCACTATGAAGAGCGTTAATGACCAGCCATCTGGCAACCTGCCGTTCCTGAAACCAGATGATATCCAGTACTTTGACAAGCTGCTG GTTGATGTTGATGAATCAACTCTGAGTCCTGAGGaacagaaggagagaaaaataatgaaattacttctgaaaataaagaatgGCACACCTCCCATGCGAAAG gCTGCGTTGCGGCAAATTACTGATAAAGCTCGGGAGTTCGGAGCAGGGCCGTTGTTCAATCAGATTCTGCCTCTGCTGATGTCACCAACACTCGAAGATCAGGAGCGTCACTTGCTTGTCAAAGTCATCGACAGAATTCTGTACAAATTGGATGACTTGGTCCGACCATACGTACACAAG ATCCTTGTCGTCATTGAACCACTGCTGATTGATGAAGACTACTATGCTAgagtggaaggcagagaaattatttcaaacttGGCTAAG gctgctggttTGGCAACAATGATCTCCACAATGCGACCCGATATTGATAACATGGATGAATATGTCAGAAATACAACAGCTCGAGCCTTTGCTGTTGTTGCTTCTGCTCTGGGCATTCCTTCTCTGTTGCCCTTCTTGAAAGCTGTCTGTAAAAGCAAAAAGTCCTGGCAGGCCAGGCACACTGGCATCAAGATTGTACAGCAGATTGCTATTCTTATGGGTTGTGCTATCCTGCCTCATCTCCGGAGCTTGGTTGAAATTATTGAACATG GGCTGGTGGATGAGCAGCAGAAAGTTCGCACCATCAGTGCTTTGGCCATTGCTGCTTTGGCTGAGGCAGCCACTCCCTATGGTATCGAGTCCTTTGATTCTGTCCTGAAGCCTTTGTGGAAGGGTATACGTCAACACAGAGGAAAG GGTTTGGCTGCATTTTTGAAGGCTATTGGTTACCTGATTCCACTCATGGATGCCGAGTATGCAAACTACTACACCAGAGAAGTCATGCTAATTCTTATCAGAGAGTTCCAGTCTCCTgatgaagagatgaaaaaaattgtgttgaAG GTGGTAAAGCAGTGCTGTGGTACGGATGGTGTTGAAGCAAACTAcattaaaacagaaatcttgCCACCTTTCTTCAAACATTTCTGGCAGCACAGAATGGCACTGGACAGAAGAAATTACAGACAG ttggTTGATACAACTGTGGAGCTGGCAAATAAAGTTGGAgcagcagaaattatttctagaaTTGTGGATGATCTGAAAGATGAGGCTGAGCAGTACAGAAAAATGGTCATGGAAACAATTGAGAAGATCATGGGAAATCTGGGGGCAGCTGACATTGATCATAAACTGGAAGAACAGCTCATTGATGGTATTTTGTACGCCTTCCAGGAACAGACAACAGAG GATTCTGTGATGCTGAATGGTTTTGGCACAGTGGTTAATGCTCTAGGCAAAAGAGTTAAACCCTACTTGCCACAGATCTGTGGTACAGTTTTGTGGCGTTTGAACAACAAATCAGCCAAAGTCAGGCAGCAGGCCGCTGACCTGATCTCTCGTACTGCAGTTGTCATGAAGACCTGTCAAGAG GAAAAACTGATGGGACACTTGGGTGTTGTTTTGTATGAGTACCTGGGTGAAGAATATCCTGAAGTACTGGGCAGCATACTTGGAGCGCTTAAGGCTATTGTGAATGTTATAG GTATGCACAAGATGACGCCACCAATCAAAGACCTGCTGCCACGGCTGACACCTATTTTGAAGAACAGACATGAGAAAGTACAGGAAAATTGTATTGATCTTGTTGGGCGTATTGCAGACAG AGGTGCAGAGTATGTTTCTGCAAGAGAATGGATGAGGATCTGCTTTGAACTGCTTGAGTTACTAAAAGCTCACAAGAAAGCTATCAGAAGAGCCACAGTGAACACTTTTGGTTATATTGCAAAAGCTATTGG ACCTCACGATGTATTGGCCACCCTGCTGAACAACTTGAAAGTACAGGAAAGGCAGAACAGAGTATGTACTACAGTAGCAATTGCTATTGTGGCTGAAACATGCTCACCTTTCACAGTGCTGCCTGCACTCATGAATGAATACAGAGTTCCAGAACTGAATGTCCAGAATGGTGTGttaaaatctctttctttcctgtttgaATACATTGGAGAGATGGGAAAAGACTACATTTATGCTGTTACACCATTGCTTGAAGATGCTTTAATGGACAG GGATCTTGTACACAGACAGACAGCCAGTGCTGTGGTGCAGCATATGTCCCTCGGTGTTTATGGGTTCGGCTGTGAAGATTCCCTTAATCACTTGTTAAATTACGTGTGGCCTAATGTGTTTGAAACCTCTCCTCACGTCATCCAGGCAGTTATGGGGGCTCTGGAGGGCCTCAGAGTCGCTATTGGGCCCTGCAGGATGTTGCAGTATTGTTTACAG gGTTTGTTTCACCCTGCCAGAAAAGTCAGAGATGTTTATTGGAAGATCTATAATTCAATCTACATTGGATCACAGGATGCTCTGATAGCACATTATCCAAGAATCTATAATGATGAAAAGAACACCTATATTCGTTATGAACTTGATTACATCTTATAA
- the SF3B1 gene encoding splicing factor 3B subunit 1 isoform X3, with amino-acid sequence MAKIAKTHEDIEAQIREIQGKKPALDEAQGVGLDSTGYYDQEIYGGSDSRFAGYVTSIAATELEDDDDDYPSTSLLGQKKPGYHAPVALLNDIPQSTEQYDPFAEHRPQKIADREDEYKKHRRMMIISPERLDPFADGFYSAA; translated from the exons ATGGCGAAGATCGCCAAGACCCACGAAG ATATCGAAGCACAAATTCGagaaattcaaggaaaaaagcCTGCTCTCGATGAAGCACAAGGAGTAGGCCTTGATTCCACAGGATATTATGATCAAGAAATTTATGGTGGCAGCGACAGCAGATTTGCTGGATATGTCACTTCTATTGCAGCAACCGAATTGGAAGAT GATGATGATGACTACCCTTCCACAAGTTTGCTCGGCCAGAAGAAGCCAGGGTACCATGCTCCAGTGGCATTGCTTAATGACATACCACAGTCTACTGAACAG TATGATCCTTTTGCAGAACACCGTCCTCAAAAGATTGCAGATCGGGAAGATGAGTACAAAAAGCACAGGCGGATGATGATAATTTCCCCTGAGCGTCTTGATCCTTTTGCAGATG GCTTCTATtctgctgcttga